The Streptomyces sp. WZ-12 genome segment AACGAGAACAACAGGTGCTGGCCCGAGATCCAGGCGCAGAACGCGACGCCCATGTAGAGGCCGATCTTGGTGCGGGTGACCGGGACGCCGACCGCGCGGGCCGCGTCCGCGTTGCCGCCCACCGCGAAGATCCAGTTGCCGGCCCGGGTCCGCAGCAGGACCCAGGTGGCGACCGCGACCAGCGCCAGCCACCACACGATGGTGATCTGGATGTCCACGCCGCCGATGGTCAGGTGCGAGGCGAAGAGCGCGCGGGCGGAGTCGAAGCCCTCCATGTCGGCGATGGACTTGGTCGAGACGGTGCCGCTGATCAGCTTGGTGAAGCCGAGGTTGAGGCCGGTGAGCATGAAGAAGGTGCCCAGCGTGATGACGAAGCTGGGCAGCTTCGTCCGGGTCAGCAGCACCCCGTTGAAGGCCCCGATGGCGAGGGTGACCAGCAGCGAAACCCCGACGCCGACCCAGGTGTTGGCGGTCATCTGGTAGCTGAACATCGACGAGACCAGCGCCGAGCTGACCACCATCACGCCGGCCGACAGGTCGAACTCCCCACCGATCATCAGCAGCGCCACCGGGACGGCCATGATGCCGATCGTCGACGACGCGTACAGGACCGTGGAGAGGCTGGCGGGCCGCAGGAACGGCTCGGCGATCAGCGAGAAGAAGAGGAAGACGGCGATCGCGCCGACCACCGAGCCCAGCTCGGGGCGGCTCATCAGCCGGCGGGCCAGGGAGCGGTGCACCAGCCGCTCGTCGCCCGGGCCCCCGGTCGGGGCGGGCTGCCGAGCGGGTGCATCGGCGGCGCTCATCGGGTCCCCCGCTTCGTGTACTCCTGCAGCGCGGCGGCGTCCTTCTTGGTGATCACCTGGGGTCCGGTGAGCACCGGCTTGCCACCGCCGAGGACGTCGGAGTTGTACTTGTAGAGCCACAGCAGGTCGACCGCCTGGTAGCCCTGGAGGTAGGGCTGCTGGTCGACGGCGAAGCCCAGGGAACCGTCCTTCAGGCCGTTCGCCACCTGGGCGTTGAGGTCGAAGGTGTCGATCTCGGCCTTGCTGCCGGCCTGCTCCTTGGCCTGGACGGCGGTGGGGGCGAACGGCGCACCGAGGGTGACCACGGCGTCGATGGCCGGGTCGGCCTGGAGCTTGGACTCGATGGACGCCTGCACGTCGGGCATGTTGGTGCCGTCCACGTACAGCTTCTGCAGCTCGCCCTTGAAGGTCTTCGCCGCACCGTCGCAGCGCTGCTCGTGACCGACGTTGCCCTGCTCGTGCAGGACGCACAGGGCCTTCTTCTTCCCGCGCTTGGTCAGCTCCTCGCCGACCGCCTCGCCGGCCACCGTCTCGTCCTGGCCGATGTGGGTCAGCGCGCCGAACGCCTTGGACTCGGCGGCGCCGGAGTTCACCGTGATGACCGGGATGCCGGCCTTCTCGGCCTTGCGCACCACGTCCTTCATGGCGTCCGGCTTGGCCAGCGAGACGATCAGTCCGTCGACCTTCTGGTCGATGTAGGACTGCACGAGCTGGCTCTGCCGCTGGGCCTCCTTGTCGTGCGCGTAGACGAAGTTGATGTTGTCCTTGACCGCGGCCTGCTGGGCGCCGTTCTGCACGATGTCCCAGAAGGTGTCGCCGTCTCCCGAGTGGGTGACCATCGCGAACGTCCACCGGGGGGTGTGCACGGCGGCCTTGCCCCCGGCGGCCTGCGCCGCGCGTTCCTCGGCGCGCTTGCCGCCGGTGCTGCTGCACCCCGCGAGGGAGACGCCGAGCACCGCTGCCAGCACGGCGCCCACGACGCGTCCTCTTCTTCCAACCCTTGCCACGAGGAAACGCCTCTCCCGCTCTTGTCGCTGTCCCGGGTCTGTCTGGTGTCGCCGCGACGCCGGGCGACCGGGCCGGGCAACCGACCAAGTATCCGTTACCGGCGTTCTGTACCGATTCATGGGGCCCGGCCGTAGGGGGCCGGTGCCGGATGGTAGGCACTCCGGCGACGGGCCGCGGGGTTTCCCGGGCCGACCTTTACCGTACGGCCTCGCGCCTCACGGCCGGACCAGCAGCTGGAACTCGAAGGCGTAACGGGACGCGCGGTAGACGTGCGAGCCGAACTCCACCGGGCGTCCGGTGTCGTCGAAGGTGGTGCGCTCCATCGTGAGCAGGGGCGCGCCCTCGGGCTCGTCGAGCCGGGCGGCCTCCTCGGCGGTCGCCGCGCGGGCGCCGACGGCCTGCCGGGCGCTGTGCAGGGTGATGCCGGCGGCCCGCATCAGGCGGTACAGGCCGGTCTCCTCCAGGTCGGCGGTCGCCAGCCCCAGCAGACCGAGGGGGAGGTGGTTGCGCAGATGGGCCACGGGCTCGCCGTGGGTCAGCCGCAGCCGCTCGACCAGGGCGACCTCCGTGCCCTCGGCGATCCCCAGGGCGGCGGCGACCTCGGCGTCCGCCTCGGTGGTGGTGTTCAGCAGGACGCGGGTGGCCGGCTTCTGCCCGGCCGCCTCCAGGTCGTCGTAGAGGCTGCTGAGCTCCAGCGGGCGCTTGACCTGGCTGTGCACGACCTGGGTGCCGATGCCGCGGCGGCGGACCAGCAGGCCCTTGTCGACCAGCGACTGGATCGCCTGGCGCACGGTGGGCCGGGACAGGCCGAGTCGACCGGCCAGCTCGATCTCGTTGCCGAGCAGGCTGCCGGGGGCCAGCCGGCCGTTCTCGATCGCCGCCTCCAGTTGCTGCGACAACTGGAAGTACAACGGGACCGGACTGTTCCGGTCCACGCTGAACTGGACGGGGCTCTCGCCGCCCGCGGCTTGTGCATCGCGTTTCCCCACGCTCGCGAGCGTATCCGGCCGCACAGATGACGGGAAGTCCGGAGGTCACATTGTCCGGACAAGGACGGTCGGAGGGGCCGGAAGGTGCGGAGGCCCCGGCCCGTAGGTGCGCGTCGGGCGGGCCCGGCTACCAGGGCAGCGGGCGGCCGTCGCGGAAGAAGCCGCCGGTCGGCCCGTCGTCGGGCAGCGTCGCCGCGTACAGGACGCTGGCCGCGCCCTCCGCGACCGGCCGGCCGCCGGCGCCGCCCATGTCGGTGGCCACCCAGCCCGGGCAGACGGCGTTGACCAGCACGCCGTCCGCCCGCAGTTCCGCGGCGAGCATCCTGGTCAGCGCGTTGAGCGCGGCCTTGGAGGCGGAGTACGCGGGGGTGCCGCCGCCCATGTTCGTCAACGAGGCGGCCTCGCTGGAGACGTTGACCAGCCGGGGGTGGGCCGAGGCGCGCAGCAGCGGCGCGCACGCGATGGCCATCCGCCACGGCCCGTAGAGGTTGGTCTCGGCCGCCTCGCGCACCACCGCCAGATCGGCGGTGACGGCCCGCTGCCAGGTGTCGTAGCTGATCCCGGCGTTGTTGACCAGCACGTCCAGCCGGCCGAAGGCGTCGGCGACCTCGGCGGCGGCGCGCGCCACGCTGCGGTCGTCGGTGACGTCCAGGGGCAGCGGGCGGAGGTCGACGTCGGAGCGGGCCGTGGCGCGCAGCTCCTCGGCCGTCCGCCGGGTGGCGTCCGGGTCGCGGCCGGTGAGCAGCACGGTGTGGCCGCGCTCGGCGAGTTGGCGGCTCACCTCGCGGCCGATGCCGCGGGTGGCGCCGGTGACGAGGGAGACGGGGGCGGTGGGCGGCATGGGGCGCTCCGGGGTGGGTCGCGGACGGGGCGGGGGCGGTGCGGAGTACCTGGCCGGTCGCGGGCGGGCGGTCACCGCTCGCGGGCGTCGTCCGCCCGTATGGCCGCCGCGGGGTCCGGTGCGTCCGTGGCCGGCCGGCCCGCCGCGTCCTTGGCCAGCGCCCGGATTCCGACGAACAGCAGCAGCGCGCCCAGCAGCGGGCCGACCGCCGCGATGCCGACCGTCGTCGGGATGCCGAAGTGGCCGGAGAGCGCGCCGAACGACAGCGGCCCGACGGCGCCGCCGGCGAACAGCCCGCCCTGCATCGCCGCCCCGGCCCGGGCGCTCTCCCCCGGCATCAGCCGCATGGTGGCGGCGAGCAGTAGCCCGGTCCAGCCCCAGCCGCCGGCCACCGCGAGCAGCGCGCCGATCAGGAACGCCACCGGGGTACCCGCGACGATGGTGGCGAGCCCGGCGGTGCCCGTGAGCATCATCACGGCGACGGTCCGGGGGATCCGGTGCGGCGCCCGGTCCGCCAGGCCGCCCGAGCCGAGGCGCACCGCGACGCCGAGCAGGCTGGCCAGCATCTGGAGCGTGCCGGCGATGCCCGGCGAGAATCCCGAGGCGGTGCCGATCTGGATGAAGTAGGCCGAGCCGACGTTGCTGCCGATGGTCGCCAGCGCCGCGGCCAGGCTCCAGGCGACCACCACCCGACCGACGGTGCGCGGCGACGGTCCCGCGGCGGCCCGCCCGGTCGGCGCGCCGGCCGTCCGCTCCGCCTCGACCGCCCCGACTCCCGCCGGGCGGGCCAGCGCCGCCGCGATCAGCGTCAGCAAGGCCAGCCCGGCCGCCGTCCACAGCGCGGGCCGCCAGCCGTGCGGCGCCGCGATCAGCGTCACCAACAGGCCGGGCAGGAACGGCCCGGCGCCGAGCGAGGCGCCGAACAGGCCGCCGGCGAAGGAGTGTCGACCGGGCGCGATGTCGGTGGCGATCACCTGGGCCGCGACCGGCTGGGTGAAGGCGTTGCCGAGCCCGGCGAGCGCCAACAACAGGCACAGGTGCCACAGTTGCCCGGCCAGCGCCAGGCCGGCGAGCACCGCGGTCGCCAGCAGGGCGACACCGCCGAGCGCGGCCCGGACCGGCAGCCGCGGCACGATCCGGCGGGCCACCGGGGCGCCCACCGCAGTGAAGGCGAAGAAGCATGTGACGGCCGCGCCGAAGGCGGTGCCGGAGAGGTGCAGCGAGCGCTGGACGGGCGCCGCGAGGGCGGGTGCCATCAGGCCGGGGGTGACGGCCGCGATGGTCACAACGACGGTGGCGACCAGGCGGCCCCAACGGCTGCGGGGCACCGGACCGGTGGCGCCCGGGGTCGCACCGGCGACCGGGATCGGGACCGGCCCCAACAAGGGCTGTTCTGCGGCGAGTTGCGGCTTCGGGGAGGAGTCCATGCAGCGATCCTGCGGCCGGATTCCGCCCCCCGTCCAAGGTCTTTTCTGATAGCCAGGGGTTATGGACGCCCACCTTCGCGATCTGCGCTACTTCCTCGCCACCGCCGAGGAGTTGAACTTCACCCGGGCCGCCGAGCGGCTGTTCATCTCGCAGCCGGCGCTCAGCAAACAGATCCGCCAACTGGAGACGGGCCTGCGGGTCCGGCTCTTCCACCGCGACCGGCGCACGGTGACGCTCACCGAGGCCGGCGCCGCGCTGCTACCCCGGGCAAGGGAGCTGCTCGGCCTCTGGGACGAGGCCCAGCGCGCGGTGAGCGACGCGGCGGCCGCCGAAGCCGCGGTGCTGACCCTGGGCGTCTCGACCAGTGTGGGCCGCGGCCTCCTCCCCGCCGTCCGGGCGCAGTTCGCCGAGCGCCGCCCCAACTGGCGCATACAGGTGCGGCAGGTCCCCTGGGGCGACGGCACCGCCGGGCTCGCCGGCGGCACCGCCGATCTGGCGCTGCTGTGGCTGCCGTTCCCGGGCCAGGAGGCGTTCGCCGTCGAGGTGGTGGCCACCGAGCCGCGGTGGGTGGCGCTGCCGGCCGGGCACCGGCTCGCGGACGCCGCCGAGGTCCCGTTCGCCGAACTGCTCGACGAGCCGTTCCTCGCGCTCCCGGAGAGCGCGGGCGCGCTGCGCGACCACTGGCTCGCGACGGACGAGCGCGGCGGCCGGCCGGTGCGGATCGGGGCCGAGGTGGCCGGCGCGGACGAGACGTTCGAGGCGGTGGAGGAGGGGTTGGGCGTGGTCCTCCTGGCCGCCGGCAACGCCGCGATCTACCGGCGCCCCGGCGTGGTCGCCCGCCCCGTGGTCGGCCTGTCCCCCAGCCAACTGGCGCTGGCCTGGCGGGCGGACGACCACCGGACCGCGCTGCGCGACGCCGTCGAGGCGGTCCGGCGGGCCGGGCCGCCGGCGTAGCATCCCGCCAACCTGCCGGCCCCGCCGGCCCGCTGCCCCGCCATGGAGGAGCCGCCCCGTGTCCGTACGCCGCATCGTCCCGAACCTCCGCCTCGCCGAGGGCGACGCCTCCGAGGCCATGGCCGGCCACCGGGCCTTCTACGGCCTGCTCGGCCTGGAGGAGGTGATGAACCACGGCTGGGTGATGACGCTGGCCTCCCCCGTCGAGCCCGCCGCGCAGCTGTCCTTCCTGACGCACGACGCGACCGCGCCGGTCGTCCCCGACCTGAGCATCGAGGTCGCGGACGTGGACGCGGTGTACGAGGCGGTGCGGGCGTCCGGCGCGCGGATCGTGCACCCGTTGCGGGACGAGGAGTGGGGCGTGCGCCGCTTCTTCGTCGAGGCCCCGGACGGGCGGGTGGTCAACGTCCTGGGCCACCACCGCCCGCCGACCGACTGATCGGAACCAAACCCTCCGGTCGCCGGCCGCCAACGGTCGAGCCCCAACTACCGGCCCGGGCCCCCCGCTTCGCCCGGCTACTTCATCCAGGCGTCCTCGTACTTCCGGTACGTCCCGTCGTGCGTGGCGAGGTGCACCCACTGGTCCACGTACGCCTTGAACTGGTCGTCGCCGCGGGGCAGCGCATAGCCCTTCTCGGAGAAGGTGAACGGCTTGTCAGGGTGGACCGCGCACAGTTGGGGGTGGATCTTGGCCTGGTAGCGGGTCTCGCTGGCGTCGGTCATCATCACGTCGGCGCGGCCGGCGATGATCTCGTCGAAGATCGTGGTGTTGTCCGGGTGGACGGTGAGGGTGGCGCGCTTGAGGTGAGCGCGGGCGAACTGCTCGTTGGTGCCGCCGGGGTTGACCACGACGCGGGTGCCGGGCCGGTCGATCTGGTCCAGCGTCCGGTACTTGTCCTGGTCGGCGCAGCGGACGATGGGGGTCTTGCCGTCGGTGCGGGTCGGCTCGCTGAAGTACACGGACCGGGCGCGGGCCAGGGTGATCGAGACGCCGCCCATGCCGATGTCGCAGCGGCCGGACGTCAGGTCGCCGACCAACCCGCCCCAGGTCGTCGGGGTGTAACGGGCCGTGGCGTCCAGGCTCTTGGCGAGGTCCCGGGCCATGTCGATGTCCACGCCGCGGTACCGGCCGGTCGCCGGGTCGCGGTAGCTGAAGGGGCGGTAGTCGCCGGTGGTGCAGACCCGCAGCACCCCGCGGCGCGGGACGGCGTCCAGGAGCGTGGCCGGCCGCTGCCGGTCGCGCTGGGCCCCGGCCGCGGTGGCGGTGCCCGCGGTTGAGGCGGGGGTGTGGGAGGCGGCCGGGGCCGCGGCGGTGAGGGCGAGCAGGCAGGCGAGGGCGGGGAGGATCGCGGCGCGCTTCATCGTGGGCTGGCTCCTGAGCAGATGGCCGGAGCGCTCAGGGTGGCAGAGCGCGACGGCCGGGTGAAGCCCCCGCCCGGCCCGTGGGACGAGCACCCGCCGACCGCGGGCCGCCCGCCTCCCCCGCCAAGGCCGCGCCAGTCCCCCTCGGCCCCGTCAGGCCCCGTACGGGTCCAACGCGCCGTCCTCGCCTGGCTGTTCCGGCACCGCGTCGGCGAGGCGGGCCAGGAGGTCCGCGGCGCGCTTGCCGACCGTCTCCCGGTCCCCCTCCGAGAGGGCCGCGCCCATGCCGACGGCGACCGCGCCGG includes the following:
- a CDS encoding LysR family transcriptional regulator, translating into MDAHLRDLRYFLATAEELNFTRAAERLFISQPALSKQIRQLETGLRVRLFHRDRRTVTLTEAGAALLPRARELLGLWDEAQRAVSDAAAAEAAVLTLGVSTSVGRGLLPAVRAQFAERRPNWRIQVRQVPWGDGTAGLAGGTADLALLWLPFPGQEAFAVEVVATEPRWVALPAGHRLADAAEVPFAELLDEPFLALPESAGALRDHWLATDERGGRPVRIGAEVAGADETFEAVEEGLGVVLLAAGNAAIYRRPGVVARPVVGLSPSQLALAWRADDHRTALRDAVEAVRRAGPPA
- a CDS encoding SDR family NAD(P)-dependent oxidoreductase, whose protein sequence is MPPTAPVSLVTGATRGIGREVSRQLAERGHTVLLTGRDPDATRRTAEELRATARSDVDLRPLPLDVTDDRSVARAAAEVADAFGRLDVLVNNAGISYDTWQRAVTADLAVVREAAETNLYGPWRMAIACAPLLRASAHPRLVNVSSEAASLTNMGGGTPAYSASKAALNALTRMLAAELRADGVLVNAVCPGWVATDMGGAGGRPVAEGAASVLYAATLPDDGPTGGFFRDGRPLPW
- a CDS encoding MFS transporter, with product MDSSPKPQLAAEQPLLGPVPIPVAGATPGATGPVPRSRWGRLVATVVVTIAAVTPGLMAPALAAPVQRSLHLSGTAFGAAVTCFFAFTAVGAPVARRIVPRLPVRAALGGVALLATAVLAGLALAGQLWHLCLLLALAGLGNAFTQPVAAQVIATDIAPGRHSFAGGLFGASLGAGPFLPGLLVTLIAAPHGWRPALWTAAGLALLTLIAAALARPAGVGAVEAERTAGAPTGRAAAGPSPRTVGRVVVAWSLAAALATIGSNVGSAYFIQIGTASGFSPGIAGTLQMLASLLGVAVRLGSGGLADRAPHRIPRTVAVMMLTGTAGLATIVAGTPVAFLIGALLAVAGGWGWTGLLLAATMRLMPGESARAGAAMQGGLFAGGAVGPLSFGALSGHFGIPTTVGIAAVGPLLGALLLFVGIRALAKDAAGRPATDAPDPAAAIRADDARER
- a CDS encoding GntR family transcriptional regulator — translated: MGKRDAQAAGGESPVQFSVDRNSPVPLYFQLSQQLEAAIENGRLAPGSLLGNEIELAGRLGLSRPTVRQAIQSLVDKGLLVRRRGIGTQVVHSQVKRPLELSSLYDDLEAAGQKPATRVLLNTTTEADAEVAAALGIAEGTEVALVERLRLTHGEPVAHLRNHLPLGLLGLATADLEETGLYRLMRAAGITLHSARQAVGARAATAEEAARLDEPEGAPLLTMERTTFDDTGRPVEFGSHVYRASRYAFEFQLLVRP
- a CDS encoding VOC family protein; this translates as MSVRRIVPNLRLAEGDASEAMAGHRAFYGLLGLEEVMNHGWVMTLASPVEPAAQLSFLTHDATAPVVPDLSIEVADVDAVYEAVRASGARIVHPLRDEEWGVRRFFVEAPDGRVVNVLGHHRPPTD
- a CDS encoding transporter substrate-binding domain-containing protein translates to MKRAAILPALACLLALTAAAPAASHTPASTAGTATAAGAQRDRQRPATLLDAVPRRGVLRVCTTGDYRPFSYRDPATGRYRGVDIDMARDLAKSLDATARYTPTTWGGLVGDLTSGRCDIGMGGVSITLARARSVYFSEPTRTDGKTPIVRCADQDKYRTLDQIDRPGTRVVVNPGGTNEQFARAHLKRATLTVHPDNTTIFDEIIAGRADVMMTDASETRYQAKIHPQLCAVHPDKPFTFSEKGYALPRGDDQFKAYVDQWVHLATHDGTYRKYEDAWMK
- a CDS encoding ABC transporter permease — encoded protein: MSAADAPARQPAPTGGPGDERLVHRSLARRLMSRPELGSVVGAIAVFLFFSLIAEPFLRPASLSTVLYASSTIGIMAVPVALLMIGGEFDLSAGVMVVSSALVSSMFSYQMTANTWVGVGVSLLVTLAIGAFNGVLLTRTKLPSFVITLGTFFMLTGLNLGFTKLISGTVSTKSIADMEGFDSARALFASHLTIGGVDIQITIVWWLALVAVATWVLLRTRAGNWIFAVGGNADAARAVGVPVTRTKIGLYMGVAFCAWISGQHLLFSFDAIQSGDGVGNEFLYIIAAAVGGCLMTGGFGSAIGAAVGALIFGMASKGIVYAQWNPDWYKFFLGVMLLLATLLNAWVRKRAEDKS
- a CDS encoding sugar ABC transporter substrate-binding protein, which encodes MARVGRRGRVVGAVLAAVLGVSLAGCSSTGGKRAEERAAQAAGGKAAVHTPRWTFAMVTHSGDGDTFWDIVQNGAQQAAVKDNINFVYAHDKEAQRQSQLVQSYIDQKVDGLIVSLAKPDAMKDVVRKAEKAGIPVITVNSGAAESKAFGALTHIGQDETVAGEAVGEELTKRGKKKALCVLHEQGNVGHEQRCDGAAKTFKGELQKLYVDGTNMPDVQASIESKLQADPAIDAVVTLGAPFAPTAVQAKEQAGSKAEIDTFDLNAQVANGLKDGSLGFAVDQQPYLQGYQAVDLLWLYKYNSDVLGGGKPVLTGPQVITKKDAAALQEYTKRGTR